The Mixophyes fleayi isolate aMixFle1 chromosome 1, aMixFle1.hap1, whole genome shotgun sequence genome includes a region encoding these proteins:
- the CARTPT gene encoding cocaine- and amphetamine-regulated transcript protein yields MDSSRSHLITLLSSTFLLLVFRASCEDTDYLETRSLDFYSPIDNSIHEKELIDALQEVLQKLKSKRLPFFEKKYGQVPMCDAGEQCAVRKGARIGKLCDCPRRTSCNTFLLKCL; encoded by the exons ATGGACAGCTCCCGCAGCCACCTGATCACTCTGCTGAGCTCCACCTTCCTCCTCCTAGTGTTCAGAGCCAGCTGCGAGGACACAGACTACCTGGAGACCAGATCACTGGACTTCTACTCCCCGATAGATAACAGCATCCACGAGAAGGAGCTG ATTGATGCTTTGCAAGAAGTATTACAAAAACTTAAAAGTAAAAGACTTCCATTTTTTGAAAAGAAATATGGTCAAGTGCCCATG tgtgatgcaggagaaCAATGCGCTGTCAGGAAAGGAGCCCGGATTGGGAAGCTCTGCGACTGCCCCCGACGAACGTCTTGCAATACATTTCTCCTAAAGTGCTTATGA